The genomic region TAAAGCTTTTATCTGAGTCATCAATTGGTGCTGGTGTACGTAGAGTCGAAGCGCTTGTTGGGCACGATGCTTATCAATATCTTGCTCGCGAGCATGTATTACTGAATTCTTTGACTGAAATAATTAAAGGTGCGCGGGCAGATGAATTACCGCAGCGTATTTCTGAATTAGTTGAAAAAATGAAATCGATGGAGAAAGAGTTATCAGCTGTTCGAAGTGCAAAGGCGTTAGCAGCCACCTCACAAATAGCTAATAAAGCAAAGAAGGTTAGAGATATTAATTTAATTGTTGAGCAATTAGAAAGTGAAATAGCAGTTGATGACATGAGATCAATTGCAATTAATTTGCGAGAAAAAGTTAAGTCTGGTGTAGTGGTGCTTTCAACTATCAATAGTGGTAAGCCCTTACTTGTCGCTGCAGTCTCACCTGAAGCGATTAAATTGGGAATTAAGGCAGGTGATTTAATAAAAATTGGTTCTGCAACCCTTGGCGGTGGCGGCGGTGGTAAAGACGACTTCGCACAAGGTGGTGGGGTAGATGTTCTAGCTATTTCAAAGGCACTCACTGAAATTACCAAGCTAATTGAGGGGAAAGTAAATTAAAGATCGGACCGATAATGAGTAAGCCTGTAGAAATTGGCCGAAGAGTTGGCTTTGATTTTGGAGATAAGCGGATCGGTGTTGCAACTTCTGATCGTGAATCAATTTTAGTTTCACCCCATGCAACTATCTTAAATAATGAAAAATTAGTCGATAAATTATTAGAAATAGTAAAAGAAGTTGAACCAATTTATATTGTTGTAGGTGATCCAAAGCATTTATCGGGGGAGGAAAGTGCGAAATCTGCAGATGTTGCTGAGTTTGCAATCTTATTAAAAAGTGTTTTTAAGGGTCCGATTTATTTTGTAGACGAGCGGCTTACTACCGCCAATTCTTATGCTCAAATGCGGGAAGTAGGAAAATCTGAAAGAGATAGTAAACATATTATTGATCAAATTGCAGCTATAAATATATTAGAGAGTGCAATACTTAGTGAGAGATCTGGAACAGCAATAGGTAGGCTTATGTGAGACGTTTAATTGGCATGTTACTTGGCTGTGTAACATTTTCTATATCCGCAGTGTTTATCCATAACGCGTTCCTACTTAATGACTATCGGGCTACTACGTCAGATCAAAAAGTTGAAATCTTTATCGAACCTGGAGATAGTGGTACTGAAATAGCTCAGAAGCTTTATAAATCTGGAGTGATAAAAGTAAGTAAAGTTTTTTATAAAATTGCGATAAATGAAAAGCGTGCTAAATCAATTTCTCCTGGAGTTCATGAGATTGATTTGAAAATATCATCTCGGGCAGCTTTTGAACAACTTCTTGATGGCAAACGCAATCGAGGTCTATTTGGGTTTAATGAGGGTTTACGAAAGAATGAAATATTAGATCTATTATCAAAATCAAATTTGGTTGAAGGCGTATTATCAAAAGATGTAAAACCTGATAAAAAATATAACACTAATAATCTAGAAGGGTTTTTGTTTCCAGCTCAATATGCATTTATTCCTGGTTTAAGCACGGATAATGCAGTTCAACAAATGGTTGATCGCTTTAATTTAGCGGCTAAAGCTAGCAAGATTGATCAAGGATATAGTGGCTTTACCCCGTATGAGCTTTTAACAATAGCGTCTATGTTACAAGCAGAAGGTGATGAGCAAGATTTTTCAAAAATTGCTCGGGTTATTTATAACAGATTAAAAGTAGGCATGCCTTTGCAGATAAATGCAACAATTGATTATGCGATGAATTTAAGAGGAAAAATTCGCTTGCCATATAAATTACTAGAAATAAAATCTCCTTATAACACTTACCGATATCGTGGATTGCCGCCAGGCCCAATTGGAAATCCAGGTCAGGCTGCGTTAGAGGCTGCAGTTAATCCTGCAAACGGGCAGTGGCTCTACTATGTGACAGTGAAACCTAGTGACACTAGATTTACAAAATCTTATGACGAATTCCTAGTTTGGGTAAGTGAGTTTAAGAAAAACGAAAAGGCAGGTTTGTTTAATGATTAAGTTGGCGGTGGCTGGTTACCCAATTAGCCATTCTCTCTCGCCCCTATTACATTCCACTGCTTACAAGATCCTTGGGGTAGAAGCAGAATTCTTAAGTGCTGAAATAAGTGAAGATAAGTTTGGTGATTATTATTTTGAAGCAAAAAATTCTGGGTATAGAGGCCTTGCATTAACTATGCCATTAAAGGAAATTTCAATTGGATTTGTGGATAGAGTTGACCCAGTTGCTAAGCAAATAACCTCTGTTAATACAATTATCTTTGAATCAACTGGAAGTATTGGTTTATCAACTGACTTGCTAGCTTTTAAAAACCTGCTTAAGCCATATTTTGGCAAGAAAATTGCGATTCTTGGTGCAGGCGGAACTGCTCGTGCTGCGATTGGTGCTTTAAGAGGAAGTGGTTCAGAACTTTCAATTTTAACTAGATCTGTGACTCGCCATGATCAGTTACACGCCGCCGCAGTTGATTTAGATATTGAGTTTTTAGATTGGCATCGATTTGAAGAGATTCAAGATAGAGATTTGATTATTTCTACTACACCTGCCGGTGCAACTGATGGACTTTCAATTATCTCAACAAAAGCAGATTTCTTTGAGGTTATTTACCACCCATGGCCCACTGAGCTAGCAAAGCGGTACCAGAATCTAGGAAGAAATGTAATTGGAGGACTATCTCTTCTAGTTGAGCAGGCACTATTTCAGATAAATTATTTTTCACAAAAAGAGTTTGATTTTGATGAAATGAGGAAAGAATTGCTTAAAGTCGCAAATGCGGCCGTTAAGGGTTAATCCACAACCATACTTTTAGAGATTTTAAATCTCTAACCTGCTGTAATGGCAATTCAAATTCTTCTGTTACTTATGCTGACCTGGATGTCATTTTATGATATCCGCTTTCATTTAATCAGAAATATTGATTTATTTGTTATTTTTTTGTTATTGATACCAAATTTGGGTAATTGGTTATTTGGTTGTTTAAATCTTTCTTTCTATCTATTGCTTAATATGGTAGCTAAAGGCGTAATAGGTGCAGGGGATATCAAGTTGTCGTTTTTATTAGCGTTACAGCTTGGTTCAGTTACTGCCTTGGTGAATTCGCTTTCTTTCACATGGATTCTTGGCGGTCTTTATGCATTAATAAGTAGATCACCTGCCATTGCCTTTGCGCCATTTATGATCTGTGGTACCTATTTAGCAAGAATTCTCTGAGTAAGAGGTTAAATTGGCGGCGAGATAAGTATCTGATCTGAGAGAATACTCTTCTAAATATTGATTAGGGGAGTCTTGTGATTCGTTGGCTAACAGCAGGTGAATCACACGGTCCTGCTCTTTCAGCAATTATTGAGGGAATTCCTGCACATGTTCTCATCACTAGTAAAGATATTGACGCAGATTTATCTCGCCGCCGATTAGGTTTTGGCAGAGGTGCTCGTCAGAATTTTGAAGCTGACAAAATAACTATTACTGGCGGTATTCGACTTGGCATAACACAAGGTGGCCCAATTGCTATTCAAATTGCAAATTCAGAGTGGCCCAAGTGGGAAAAAGTTATGAGTTCAGATCCTGTTCCTGAAGATGAAATTAAAGATCTTGCTCGAAATGCGCCTTTAACAAGGCCACGTCCTGGACATGCAGATTTAGTAGGGATGCAAAAATTTAATTTTTCTGATGCTAGACCCGTTTTAGAGAGGGCAAGTGCAAGAGAGACAGCGTCAAGAGTTGCACTAGGAGCGGTGGCTCGTGCTTTTCTCAAGCAGTCAGTTGGAATTGAAATATTAAGTCATGTGATTTCAATTGGTGAGGTCAGTGTGTCTGAAGATTATTCATTACCTACCATTGCAGATCGAAATCGAATTGATGAGAACCCAGTGCGATGTGCTGATCAAAAAGTAAGTGAAGCAATTGTTAAAGAGATTGAAGCAGCCCATCGTGATGGAGACACACTTGGTGGTGTTGTTGAAGTTTTAGCTTATAACTTACCACCAGGATTAGGTTCTTATACACACTGGGATAAACGCCTAGATGCAAAACTTGCTGGAGCAATGATGGGTATTCAAGCTATTAAAGGTGTAGAAATTGGTGACGGTTTCACAACTGCAAGACGGCGAGGCACTGTTGCTCATGATGAAATTGAGAAGAACTCTAAAGGTGCAATTGCAAGGCGCACTGATCGAGCTGGTGGCACTGAAGGTGGAGTTAGTAACGGGGAAATTCTAAGAGTTAAGGTTGCAATGAAACCAATATCTACTGTTCCAAAAGCATTGGACACAATAGATGTAGCAACCGGTGAACCAGCTAAAGCAATTAATCAACGCTCAGATGTGTGCGCTGTTCCTGCCGCTGGAATTGTGGCAGAGGCTATGGCTGCTTTAGTACTGGCAGATGCAGTGCTTGAAAAATTTGGTGGTGATAGCTTGCAAGAGACTAAGCGAAACTTTGAGAACTACATAAAAACCTTAGATATAAAGTAATGCTTACGAAAATCGTCTTAATCGGCCCACCGGGTGCGGGTAAATCCTCAGTAGGTCGTGCTTTATCTAAAGAGCTATCAATGCCATTTATTGATAGTGATAGTGAGGTTGAGAAAATAGCCGGTAAAAAGATTTCTGAAATTTTTGTTGATGATGGTGAGCAGATATTTCGTAAAATGGAAGTTGATGTTGTTAGTAAATTACTCACGGACTTTTCCGGCGTTATTGCATTAGGTGGTGGTGCTCCAATTACTGTAGAAACACAACATAAATTAGAGTCATGCGACTTTCCCATAGTATTCATTGATGTTTCAATTTCACAGGCAGCAAATAGAGTTGGATTTAATAAAGATAGACCTCTACTTTTGATAAACCCTCGCCAGCAGTGGCTGAATTTAATGAATGATCGCCGGCCTATATATGAGCGACTTGCGACCGAAATTGTGTCTTCTGATAATAAGAAACCGGCAGAAGTTGCCAAAATTATTAGTGAAAAGCTAAAGAGTAAATTATGAAAATAATAAACGTAAAAGCTGAGCATAATTACCAGGTTGAAATAGGGGTTGAATTTTCAAGTGCGATCAAGCAAATATGTAATAACCATAGAAAAGTTTTGCTATTAGCCCCCGCCTCTCTTATAAAGCTATTTAAAATAAAAGAATCGAAAAATTTATTTCTACTTCCAACTCCAAATGGTGAGAGTCAAAAGAGTGCTCAGTTCTTAGATCGTATTTGGCGAAAAGCAGCATCCATAGGATTGGAAAGATCAGATGCCATTATTGGATTTGGCGGGGGAGCTACTACCGATGTCGCCGGCTTTGCCGCTGCAACATGGCTTAGAGGGATAAGTTGGTATGCGATACCAACATCACTTGCCGGAATGGTTGATGCTGGTGTTGGCGGAAAAACCGGAATTAATTCTGGTGCCGGAAAGAATTTAATCGGGTCTTTTTATTCACCTAAAAAAGTATTTATAGATCCGCACTTTTTAGAAAGTCTACCCAAGCGGGATATCTCTGCTGGAATGGCAGAAGTAATTAAATGTGGCTTCATTGCTGATTATAAGATTTTAAATCTTGTGCAAGAAGATATTTTGGATTATCCACAATTAATTTCTCGAGCCGTTAAAGTAAAGGCCGATGTTGTCTCTAAAGACTTTAAAGAGAGCAAACTTCGCGAGATTTTAAACTACGGTCATACCTTAGGACATGCGATTGAGAAAGATAGTAAGTATAAATTGCGCCATGGTGAGGCTGTAAGTATTGGAATGGTATTCGCGGCAGAATTGAGCAAAGAATTAAGTAATTTATCTGAGGTTGCGGTTTTGCTACATCGCGAACTGCTAAGAAACTTTAATCTACCTCTGAGCTACAGCAGGAGTAGGTGGAATAGTTTGTCCGTATTGCTCATGCAGGATAAAAAGGTAAAGCAGTCTCGATTACGTTTTATTGGGATTAGCAAAATCGGGAAACCAGTCTGGTTAGAAGATGTTTCATTGAGCACCCTTGCAAAGGTATATGAGAGAATAAGCAAATGAAGATATTGATTCTAAATGGCCCTAATCTTTCTCGTCTTGATCTGCGGGAAAAAAGTTATTATGGTGATCTCGATTATGCTGGTTTGAGGAAAGCCATTGAATCAAAAGCCACCTCACTTGGAATTGATGTCGATGTTAAGCAGAGTGATAGTGAAAGTGAATTAATCTCTCTCCTACATGAGGCTGCAGATAAAAAGCAGCCAGTGATATTTAATCCTGCAGCCTTTACTCATTATTCATATGCGATTCGGGATGCAGTGATAATGCTTAAAGCGCCCGTAATTGAAGTGCACCTATCAAATCCACTCTCTCGCGAAGAGTTCCGCCATACTTCGGTTATTAGCGGGGTAGTAAATGGAACAATTGCTGGGTTTGGCGTTGAGAGCTATCACCTTGCGCTAATTGCAATGCAAAAACTACTTGGCTAACAAGGTAGGCTAGGCCAATAATTTTCTGGTAAATATCAGAGTTAATCATGTTTGGATGGGATAAAAATGGCAACAACAAATGATCTTAAAAATGGCATGACCTTAAATATTGATGGTCAGCTTTGGAATGTTGTCGAGTTTCAACATGTTAAGCCTGGTAAAGGCGGAGCATTTGTTCGCACAAAAATGAAATCAGTCCTCTCTGGCAAAGTTGTTGAAAAAACATTAAATGCTGGCGTAAAGGTTGAAGTTGCTTCAGTTGAAAAACGAGATATGCAATATCTCTATAAAGATGGTGAAGATTTTATGTTTATGGATTCAACCAATTACGACCAAATTAGAATTAGCAAAGAAACTGTTGGCGATGCTGTTGATTACATGTTAGAAAACACTGATGCTATTGTTGCAATGCATGAAGGAAATCCACTTTTTATAGAATTACCTGCATCTGTTGAATTAAAAATTACTTATACTGAGCCAGGTTTACAAGGTGATAGATCTTCCGGTGGTACAAAACCTGCAACAGTTGAAACTGGCATTACAGTTCAGGTTCCACTTTTCATTAAACAGGATGAAAAAGTATTAGTTGACACTCGAACCGGTGCTTATCTAGGTCGAGCAAACTAAAAGTGTCCGCGCGTAGTAAGGCTCGTAAACGGGCGCTTGATTTTTTATATGAAGCGGATATAAAAAAAGTTCAAGCATCAGATCTCTTTGGGGCTCGAGGAGCTACTGAACTATCGCAAGAACCCTACGTACTAACTCTCTTAACAGGGGTAGCTCAGCATATAAACAAGATTGATGAATTAATTATTACATATGCGCAGGGTTGGGATATGGATCGAATGCCGCCAATTGACCGCAACATATTAAGGATTGCAATCTTTGAAATACTCTGGGCATCAGATATTGATCTTCAAGTAGCCTGTGATGAAGCAGTTGAGTTAGCAAAATCTATTTCAACTGATGAATCCTCTAGTTATATAAATGGCGTTTTAGGCCGAATCATTAAACTAAAGGATTCAATAGCATTCTAGGCTTTAATTAGCCCTAGTTTTTCTAGTTCAGCAAGTAATTCCGGCTCTCCTTGTTGCGATAACATAGCCAAAAATTGTAGATCATTAACTCGTACTGTCAGTACCTGACCGTTCCAATCTTTGCGCCGATCGCAAATGCCTCGTGCAAACCTTTGAATCGTGGATGAGTATTCACTTTGTTCTGCTGATAATTTAACTAGATCAAGTGCGATACTACGAGTGCTCACTTGTGGAGGTATATCAGGGAATAACTCCGATACGGGTACTTGGTAAAAATCCATAAGCGAAATTGCTTTTTTTAAAGAGATTGCTCGGTCTGCCCTTTCATAAGAGCCGATTACAACCGCTTTCCATTTACCGTTTGAGTTTCGCTCTACATCTTGCAAGCTCCACCCTTTGGATTTTCTGATTATTCTTAGTCGATCTGCTGGGTTATTTTTGTTCATTGCTACAGGCTAACCACACCTAGATTTTGATGATTTTAGATATCCACAGATCATCTGATACTATTCGGCGATTCCTTTAACGATCCGTCCCGAGAGGCGGCGAAGGAGAAGTAAATGGGTATTTTGCTATCTAGCAGCGACATAGATCGCGCACTTAAACGTATTTCACATGAAATCATTGAACATAATCAAGGTATTACTAATTTAGTTTTAATGGGTATTCCTACCCGCGGCGCATTCCTTGCTGACCGCATCTCAACATTTATTACTGAGATTGAAGGAGAAGTTGCTACTGGAGTTTTAGATATAACCCTGCACCGCGATGACTTAAGGCTTCGTCCTCCTAAACCATTGCTACCAACTAGGGTGCCAGCCGGTGGTATTGAGGGTAAAGACTTAGTCATAATCGATGATGTTCTCTTCTCAGGCCGCACGATAAGGGCAGCACTTGATGCTATTGGAGAGTTAGGAAGACCTAGAAGTGTTCAGCTAGCTGTTTTAGTCGACCGTGGCCATCGAGAGCTACCTATTCGGGCAGATTATGTTGGAAAAAATATTCCAACTGCCAAGAGTGAGAGCGTGAAAGTTCATCTTGCCGAGTATGACAAGGAAGATCTTGTGGAGTTGATTAAATGATTACAGGCCACCTACTTTCAGCAGCAGATCTGACAAAGGATGAAGCACTTAATTTATTGGCTACCGCTAAAGAATTAGCCGCAATTACCGATGGGCCAAATAAAAAACTACCAACTCTGCGTGGTAAAACAATCGTTAATCTATTTTTTGAAGACTCCACAAGAACACGTATTAGTTTTGAGACAGCTGCTAAGAGATTATCAGCTGATGTAATCAATTTTTCAGCAAAAGGATCATCGATAAGTAAGGGTGAGAGTCTTAAAGATACTGCTCAAACTTTGCAGGCTATGGGAGCAGATGCGGTTGTAATTAGACATGGAAGCAGTGGGGCAGCAAAGCGACTTGCAGACACACAGTGGATTCAAGCAGCGGTGATAAACGCTGGTGATGGCACTCATGAACACCCAACTCAGGCCTTACTTGACGCTTTTACAATCAAGCAGCACCTTGCTGAAAACAAAAAGGATTTATCTGGGCTTAGAGTATTAATTGTTGGAGATATTCTTCATTCTAGAGTTGCTCGAAGTAATGTTTTACTACTTACTAAATTAGGCGCAGAAGTAGTCTTAGTAGCGCCACCAACATTATTACCAGTTGGAGTAAATGATTGGGCGGTCACAGTCTCTTATGATCTCGATAGTGAAATAGAAAAATGTGATGTTGTTATGATGCTTAGAATCCAACTAGAGCGAATGGCAGATTCATTTTTTCCAACTGAGCGTGAATACTCTCGTCGGTATGGATTAAATAATTCAAGGCTTATGAAACTAAAAAAGAATGCAATTGTTATGCACCCAGGCCCTATGAATCGGGGATTAGAAATATCAGCCGATAGCGCAGATGACTTAAAGTCAGTAATCGTTGATCAGGTAAAAAATGGTGTTTCAGTTCGAATGGCAGTCTTATATGAACTTCTTGGTGGCGCAGCATTGGTGGGTAGTAAATGATAAAAATTATAAATGCAAAGTTAGCCGATGGAAGTCTGGTTGATGTTGAAATACAAAATGGCTTGATTTCAAAAGTTAGTAAAGCGAGTGGTGGTAAGTCTGGTGAAGTAATTGATGCAACGGGCAAAATGTTGCTGCCAGGATTAGTTGATCTTCATACTCACCTGCGTGAGCCAGGGCGAGAAGATGCTGAAACCGTTTTATCTGGCTCTACCTCAGCAGTAGCTGGTGGGTACACCGCAATATCTTCAATGGCGAATACAAACCCAGTTGCCGATACTGCCGGAGTTGTTGAACAAATATACAGACTTGGTAAAGATGCTGGTTTGTGTGATGTAAATCCAATTGGCGCTGTTACAAAAGGTATTAAAGGTGAACAATTAGCTGAACTTGGTGCGATGGCTGATTCGATAGCAGCTGTAAGAATATTTAGTGATGATGGAAATTGTGTTGCTGATCCGCTAATCATGCGAAGAGCTTTAGAGTATGTAAAAACATATAACGGAATAATTGCTCAACACGCACAAGAGCCAAGACTGACAATAAATGCTCAAATGAATGAAGGAAGTGTTTCAGCCCGAATAGGTTTACCAGGATGGCCAGCAATAGCTGAGGAAGCAATTATCGCTAGGGATATCTTGTTAGCAGAGCATGTTCAATCTAGATTACATATTTGTCATGTTACGACCGCAGGTGGAGTTGAATTAATTCGATGGGCGAAGAAACGTGGTATTCAAGTTACTGCTGAAGTTACACCTCATCATCTACTTCTTACAGATGAACTAGTAGAAAATTATGATCCAATTTATAAAGTTAACCCACCACTTCGAACCCAAAAAGATGTAATGGCGCTACGGGAAGGATTAGCCGAAGGTGTTATTGATGTGGTTGCGACAGATCATGCGCCTCACTCAGAAGAATATAAGGATTGTGAGTGGCAGGCTGCAGCTTTTGGAATGCTCGGCCTTGAAACATCTCTATCTGTTGTCATTAAGACGATGATTGAAAGCAAGTTGATGGATTGGTCACAATTAGTTGATCGAATGTCGGTGCGGCCAGCGCAGATTGCAGGTTATAAAACACAAGGCCAAAGTATTAAAGAAGGTAGTGTCGCTAATTTACTATTATTAGATCCAAGTTCTAGCTGGCAGGTAGATAGAAATAAAATGAAATCAAAGAGTAGAAATACACCATTTCAGGGCATGACACTTCCTGGGGTTATCACCGATGTGATCTATAACGGTAACTTCAGTATGAAATCAGGTAATGTCATGAGTGTGAATAGCGGTAATAATGGATAAAAAATCATCTGCCTACCTTGTTTTAGATGATGGCCGTATTTTTGAGGGTTTATCTTGGGCAAAAGAGGGTGAAACATTTGGTGAAGCAGTATTTTCAACTGGCATGACCGGCTACCAAGAAACATTAACTGATCCTTCCTACCATAAACAGATTGTGATCATGACTGCGCCGCATATAGGCAATACCGGTGTTAATAAAAATGATGAAGAGTCTGAAAAGATTTGGGTATCTGGCTTTGTTGTAAGAAATCCTTCACCAACATCAAGTAATTGGCGAAGTGAAAAATCCCTTGAGCAAGAGTTAATTGATTCCGATGTGGTTGGTATTCAAGGCGTGGATACTCGAGCGATCACAAGGCATTTACGTGATCGAGGGGCAATGAGAGTCGGCATTTTTAGTAATACCGAACTTACAAAAGAAGAGATGGTAGTTAGAGTACGTAAGACCGCTCCAATGAGTGGGGCATTTCTAGCAGCAGATGTAACTACAAAGCAGCCCTACATTATTAACCCACCAAAAGGGGTTGTAACTAAATTTAAAGTTGCTGCAATTGATTTAGGTATTAAAGCTGCGACCCCAAAGGCAATGGCTAAATTAGGGATTCAAGTTCATGTCTTGCCACTTACCACCACCTTAGATCAGATAAAAGAATTAAATGTTGATGGTGTATTTCTTTCAAATGGTCCAGGAGATCCGGCCGCAATGGTTATAGTTGTTGAGTTAGTTAGAAGCGTTTTACTTGAGGAGATACCGTTTTTTGGAATTTGTTTTGGCCATCAAATTTTAGGCAGAGCTTTAGGATTTGAAACTTATAAATTACCATTTGGGCATCGTGGAATTAATCAACCGGTGATTGACTTAACAACTGGGAAAGTTGAGATTACTGCGCATAATCATGGTTTTGCTGTGGCAGCGCCAAAAGAGGTTGAATTTCATACAGTTTATGGAAGTGGTCGAGTAAGTCATATTTCACTAAATGATTCAGTAGTTGAAGGGCTTGAAATGATTTCGATACCAGCTTTTTCAGTTCAGTACCATCCAGAATCTGCCGCCGGTCCACATGATGCTTCCTACCTGTTTGAAAGATTTGTTAAGTTAATGGAAAATCCCAGAATAGGTTTAAAGGATATTAATGCCTAGAGATAAATCTATTGAGAGCGTTTTAGTTATCGGAAGTGGGCCAATTGTTATTGGTCAAGCATGTGAATTTGATTATTCAGGAACACAAGCTTGTCGAGTTCTTCGTAGTGAGGGAATCAGGGTAATTTTAATTAACTCAAATCCTGCAACAATTATGACTGACCCAGAGTTTGCTGATGCCACATATATAGAACCAATTACACCTGAGGTAATTGAGAAGATTTTAGATAAAGAGCGCCCTAGCGCTGTACTTGCTACTTTGGGAGGACAGACTGCATTAAATGCTGCGATAACTCTTCATGAGCGTGGTTCATTTGAGAAGTATGGGACAAAGTTAATTGGAGCTGATGTTGAGGCAATTAGGCGTGGTGAAGATCGAGAAGTTTTCAAAAAGATAGTTGCACTTATCGGGGGAGAATCTGCAAAATCAAAGATTTGTCACACAATGAGTGATTGTCTTGCTGCTGCCCAGGAACTTAATTATCCAGTTGTAGTAAGACCTTCTTTCACCATGGGTGGGCTAGGTTCTGGAATTGCTTTTAATGAGCAAGACTTAAATCAAATTGCGGGCGCAGGTTTGCGTCATAGTCCAACAACTGAAGTATTACTTGAAGAATCAATTATTGGCTGGAAAGAGTATGAATTGGAAGTTATGCGTGATAATAAAGATAACGTTGTAATAGTTTGTAGTATTGAAAATGTTGACCCAATGGGAGTCCATACAGGTGATTCAATAACAGTAGCACCAGCAATGACGCTTACAGATGTCGAATATCAAAAGCTTCGAGACCTGTCTATCGCAATCATTCGCGAAGTTGGTGTTGCAACTGGTGGTTGTAATATCCAATTTGCTGTAAATCCAGTAGATGGTCGGATAATTGTTATAGAGATGAATCCTAGAGTTTCAAGATCCTCAGCTCTTGCTTCAAAAGCCACAGGTTTTCCAATTGCAAAAATAGCAACAAAATTAGCTATCGGCTATACCTTAGATGAAATCGATAATGACATTACAAAATTAACTCCAGCATCATTTGAACCATCACTTGATTACGTAGTCGTTAAAGTGCCAAGGTTTGCTTTTGAAAAATTTCCAGAAGCTGATATTCGTTTGACTACAACAATGAAAAGCGTTGGCGAAGCAATGGCTATTGGACGAAGTTTTCCAGAAGCACTTCAGAAAGCCTTACGTTCACTTGAAAAATCTGGTGCTAGTTTTACTTGGAATGGCGGTGATTTAGCTACCTTAATGAAGCTGATCGC from Candidatus Nanopelagicus abundans harbors:
- the carA gene encoding glutamine-hydrolyzing carbamoyl-phosphate synthase small subunit; its protein translation is MDKKSSAYLVLDDGRIFEGLSWAKEGETFGEAVFSTGMTGYQETLTDPSYHKQIVIMTAPHIGNTGVNKNDEESEKIWVSGFVVRNPSPTSSNWRSEKSLEQELIDSDVVGIQGVDTRAITRHLRDRGAMRVGIFSNTELTKEEMVVRVRKTAPMSGAFLAADVTTKQPYIINPPKGVVTKFKVAAIDLGIKAATPKAMAKLGIQVHVLPLTTTLDQIKELNVDGVFLSNGPGDPAAMVIVVELVRSVLLEEIPFFGICFGHQILGRALGFETYKLPFGHRGINQPVIDLTTGKVEITAHNHGFAVAAPKEVEFHTVYGSGRVSHISLNDSVVEGLEMISIPAFSVQYHPESAAGPHDASYLFERFVKLMENPRIGLKDINA
- a CDS encoding transcriptional regulator; its protein translation is MNKNNPADRLRIIRKSKGWSLQDVERNSNGKWKAVVIGSYERADRAISLKKAISLMDFYQVPVSELFPDIPPQVSTRSIALDLVKLSAEQSEYSSTIQRFARGICDRRKDWNGQVLTVRVNDLQFLAMLSQQGEPELLAELEKLGLIKA
- a CDS encoding aspartate carbamoyltransferase catalytic subunit, with amino-acid sequence MITGHLLSAADLTKDEALNLLATAKELAAITDGPNKKLPTLRGKTIVNLFFEDSTRTRISFETAAKRLSADVINFSAKGSSISKGESLKDTAQTLQAMGADAVVIRHGSSGAAKRLADTQWIQAAVINAGDGTHEHPTQALLDAFTIKQHLAENKKDLSGLRVLIVGDILHSRVARSNVLLLTKLGAEVVLVAPPTLLPVGVNDWAVTVSYDLDSEIEKCDVVMMLRIQLERMADSFFPTEREYSRRYGLNNSRLMKLKKNAIVMHPGPMNRGLEISADSADDLKSVIVDQVKNGVSVRMAVLYELLGGAALVGSK
- a CDS encoding dihydroorotase, yielding MIKIINAKLADGSLVDVEIQNGLISKVSKASGGKSGEVIDATGKMLLPGLVDLHTHLREPGREDAETVLSGSTSAVAGGYTAISSMANTNPVADTAGVVEQIYRLGKDAGLCDVNPIGAVTKGIKGEQLAELGAMADSIAAVRIFSDDGNCVADPLIMRRALEYVKTYNGIIAQHAQEPRLTINAQMNEGSVSARIGLPGWPAIAEEAIIARDILLAEHVQSRLHICHVTTAGGVELIRWAKKRGIQVTAEVTPHHLLLTDELVENYDPIYKVNPPLRTQKDVMALREGLAEGVIDVVATDHAPHSEEYKDCEWQAAAFGMLGLETSLSVVIKTMIESKLMDWSQLVDRMSVRPAQIAGYKTQGQSIKEGSVANLLLLDPSSSWQVDRNKMKSKSRNTPFQGMTLPGVITDVIYNGNFSMKSGNVMSVNSGNNG
- the pyrR gene encoding bifunctional pyr operon transcriptional regulator/uracil phosphoribosyltransferase PyrR yields the protein MGILLSSSDIDRALKRISHEIIEHNQGITNLVLMGIPTRGAFLADRISTFITEIEGEVATGVLDITLHRDDLRLRPPKPLLPTRVPAGGIEGKDLVIIDDVLFSGRTIRAALDAIGELGRPRSVQLAVLVDRGHRELPIRADYVGKNIPTAKSESVKVHLAEYDKEDLVELIK